Proteins encoded together in one Pseudomonadota bacterium window:
- the tmk gene encoding dTMP kinase yields the protein MLITFEGIEGSGKSTQIVLLYNYLKEKGFDVVKTREPGGTVFGEDLRKVFLQQDVHIFPLSELLVFMAMRAQLVEELIMPALQDGKIVLCDRFVDASYAYQGYGRGIDLGIIETLNRLVTKGIRPNLTVVLDCNVSEGFKRKAANGFSMDRFEKEEATFHRKIKRSYLKLSKEDPKRFFVVDGKKRVDDIHMLIRDKVEQLLKNHGI from the coding sequence ATGCTGATAACGTTTGAAGGCATAGAGGGCAGCGGTAAATCGACACAAATAGTGCTTTTATACAATTATCTGAAGGAAAAGGGATTCGATGTCGTCAAAACGCGTGAACCTGGCGGGACAGTATTCGGAGAAGACTTGCGAAAGGTTTTTCTCCAACAGGATGTCCATATTTTCCCCTTATCAGAGCTCCTTGTGTTTATGGCAATGCGCGCACAGCTCGTTGAGGAGCTTATCATGCCGGCGCTTCAGGACGGCAAAATAGTTCTGTGTGACAGGTTTGTGGATGCTTCATACGCATATCAGGGGTATGGGAGGGGTATCGATCTCGGCATTATCGAGACTCTGAACAGGCTTGTCACGAAAGGTATCAGGCCAAACCTTACCGTTGTTCTGGACTGCAATGTGAGCGAGGGATTCAAGAGAAAGGCAGCCAACGGATTCTCTATGGACAGATTTGAGAAAGAGGAAGCCACCTTTCACAGGAAGATTAAAAGATCATATTTGAAGCTTTCAAAGGAAGACCCGAAGAGATTTTTTGTTGTGGATGGGAAAAAACGGGTTGACGATATACATATGCTGATAAGGGATAAGGTTGAACAACTTTTAAAAAATCATGGGATTTGA
- a CDS encoding tetratricopeptide repeat protein: MDLEKSKILSKTLADIYLEQGYIEKAIEIYEKLSKREPEDTFYKQRLSSLKKELKEKGKPQGFKKILQKKLW, translated from the coding sequence ATGGACCTGGAAAAAAGCAAAATATTATCTAAAACGCTTGCAGATATATACCTTGAACAGGGTTATATCGAAAAGGCGATTGAGATATACGAAAAGCTCTCAAAGAGAGAACCGGAGGATACCTTCTATAAACAGAGGCTTTCATCTCTGAAAAAAGAGTTAAAAGAAAAGGGTAAACCTCAGGGGTTTAAAAAAATCTTACAGAAAAAATTATGGTAG
- the rplC gene encoding 50S ribosomal protein L3 produces the protein MGLGILGKKLGMTQIFHGDGSIVPVTVIQAGPCYVVQKKTAEKEGYNAVQLGFEEIKKANRVNKPLTGHFKKANTPPTSFLKEFRVNVEEVDANEVGSQISVEMFEIGEFVDVTGTSKGKGFAGVMKRHGFAGAPASHGAHEYFRHGGSIGQNMTPGRTMKGKKMPGHMGNSRVTVQSLKVVEVRSDSNILMIEGAIPGPNNGYVIINKAVKKSK, from the coding sequence ATGGGACTTGGAATTCTTGGAAAGAAACTTGGAATGACTCAAATATTTCACGGAGACGGAAGTATTGTGCCGGTTACGGTCATACAGGCAGGACCATGCTATGTTGTCCAGAAGAAGACCGCAGAAAAAGAAGGATACAATGCTGTTCAATTAGGTTTTGAAGAGATAAAAAAGGCAAATCGTGTCAATAAACCCCTGACAGGCCATTTTAAAAAGGCAAATACCCCGCCTACGAGTTTTCTTAAAGAATTCAGGGTGAACGTTGAAGAAGTTGATGCAAACGAAGTGGGTTCACAGATTTCCGTGGAAATGTTTGAGATCGGTGAGTTTGTGGATGTGACTGGAACATCAAAAGGGAAGGGATTTGCCGGTGTCATGAAACGGCATGGTTTTGCCGGGGCTCCTGCATCCCATGGTGCTCACGAGTATTTCAGGCACGGCGGTTCGATCGGTCAGAATATGACACCTGGAAGGACAATGAAAGGGAAGAAGATGCCCGGTCATATGGGTAACAGCAGGGTGACGGTTCAGAGCCTTAAGGTGGTAGAGGTGAGGAGTGACAGCAATATCCTCATGATTGAAGGGGCAATCCCCGGACCCAATAACGGGTATGTCATCATCAACAAGGCAGTAAAGAAGAGCAAGTAA
- a CDS encoding AEC family transporter encodes MAVIETIAPIFLIIIFGYIIQRKGFFKGQFIAETNRFVFLFPLPLLIFTGIVRSNIKDVSATHIFSVILPTLAIMLLSLLIGVIGGLKKGTLGSFVQTTFHGNVTYIGLAVLFYLLGDEGLKRGSILIGFLILVNNSLSIAILSWTAHSHKNAAKALLSIIKTPVIFATFAGIIVLYSKIPIPDIIFRSMTIVGNIALPMALLIIGASISIDTLKKSFKLSAIVTFIKLVVLPGSAIIYCKFFNIGPGDILPSIVLLATPTALTSFILAKEIGGDTDLASGAVTLSTLVSPFTFALWASVVL; translated from the coding sequence ATGGCCGTTATTGAAACCATAGCACCGATATTTCTTATCATTATCTTCGGTTACATTATTCAAAGAAAGGGATTTTTCAAGGGCCAGTTTATCGCCGAGACGAACAGGTTCGTCTTTCTTTTTCCATTACCCCTTCTCATATTCACAGGTATTGTCAGGTCAAACATCAAAGATGTATCGGCAACGCATATTTTTTCAGTTATCCTGCCTACCCTGGCCATCATGCTCCTGTCACTCCTTATCGGGGTTATCGGAGGGTTGAAAAAAGGGACGCTCGGAAGCTTTGTCCAGACCACCTTTCATGGCAACGTGACATATATAGGGCTCGCGGTGCTGTTTTACCTGCTTGGAGATGAAGGGCTTAAAAGAGGGAGTATCCTCATCGGTTTCCTGATTCTTGTCAATAACTCCCTTTCCATCGCCATTCTCTCCTGGACTGCCCATTCACACAAAAATGCAGCCAAAGCGTTGCTCTCCATCATCAAAACACCCGTTATCTTTGCAACCTTTGCGGGGATTATTGTTCTTTACAGTAAAATACCCATTCCCGATATCATATTCAGGAGCATGACGATTGTAGGAAATATTGCTCTCCCTATGGCGCTTCTTATCATCGGCGCATCCATTTCTATCGATACCCTGAAGAAATCATTTAAGCTTTCCGCCATCGTCACCTTTATCAAGCTTGTTGTGCTCCCTGGTTCCGCCATCATCTATTGCAAATTCTTCAATATCGGTCCGGGCGATATCCTGCCATCAATAGTGCTTCTCGCTACTCCGACAGCCCTCACATCGTTCATACTCGCAAAAGAAATAGGGGGCGATACGGATCTTGCATCCGGTGCCGTGACCCTCTCCACCCTTGTCTCACCCTTCACCTTCGCCCTCTGGGCATCGGTGGTACTATAA
- a CDS encoding metallophosphoesterase — protein sequence MLIVISDLHFSDGSSSHNISHRAFEHFFDHIKRGLRDEFKELIIVFAGDTFDLLRSEYWMTVEDGEKPWAEENQGSGTRGQGSLIHPKVILEKILNENESSLAIIRQVEDMFHPVPVKIYIIPGNHDRMLVEIDDYKGILDKRLGNISILDASYENSSYGVKIRHGHEYDTYNFEEGGGVPIGDVNTTELFVRLPFEIKKQYPELADELRCVEDIRPQWRVFDYLRSTYPEGEINRCIREATEQTIDRFFKIPFVESWIEKHDTASLFDDADKLEYMLRIFKFLPLSWAEKLLKAFSHLETGEQRYEEMAEKEEALYVVYGHTHTENVSFLGITEGQHRYYVNTGTWRERITASNNGMFSRYKTLTYAVFYTKEERHTEFPSFELWNGMLRE from the coding sequence ATGCTTATTGTTATCAGCGATCTGCACTTTTCCGACGGTTCATCTTCACACAACATATCGCACCGTGCCTTTGAACATTTTTTCGATCATATCAAACGGGGGTTGAGGGATGAATTCAAAGAACTGATCATTGTCTTTGCCGGTGACACCTTTGACCTTCTCCGCAGCGAGTACTGGATGACAGTGGAGGACGGGGAAAAACCATGGGCAGAAGAAAATCAAGGATCAGGGACCAGGGGTCAGGGGTCCCTGATCCACCCGAAGGTTATTCTCGAAAAGATTCTCAATGAGAATGAGTCAAGCCTCGCAATTATCAGACAGGTAGAGGATATGTTTCATCCCGTCCCTGTAAAAATATATATCATCCCCGGCAACCACGACAGGATGCTTGTTGAGATAGATGACTATAAAGGCATTCTCGACAAGCGCCTTGGAAACATTTCAATATTAGATGCTTCATATGAAAACAGTAGTTATGGGGTCAAGATAAGGCATGGCCACGAATATGATACGTATAACTTCGAGGAGGGAGGAGGAGTTCCTATTGGCGATGTAAATACCACAGAGCTTTTTGTACGCCTTCCCTTTGAAATCAAGAAACAGTACCCCGAACTCGCAGATGAGCTCAGGTGCGTTGAAGACATAAGGCCTCAGTGGAGGGTCTTCGATTATCTCAGATCAACATACCCCGAAGGAGAAATAAACCGGTGCATCAGGGAAGCAACGGAGCAAACTATTGATCGTTTCTTCAAAATCCCCTTTGTGGAAAGCTGGATAGAGAAGCATGACACGGCAAGCCTCTTTGATGATGCAGACAAACTGGAATATATGCTCCGCATCTTCAAATTCCTGCCATTAAGCTGGGCAGAAAAGCTTCTTAAAGCCTTTTCACATCTTGAAACCGGTGAACAGCGCTATGAAGAGATGGCCGAAAAGGAAGAAGCCCTTTACGTCGTATATGGACATACGCATACAGAAAACGTATCCTTCCTCGGAATTACAGAAGGTCAGCATAGATACTACGTCAATACGGGCACGTGGAGGGAACGGATCACTGCCTCAAATAATGGCATGTTTTCCCGGTACAAGACACTGACCTATGCGGTCTTCTACACAAAAGAGGAAAGGCACACCGAATTCCCCTCTTTTGAATTGTGGAATGGAATGTTGAGGGAATAG
- the queD gene encoding 6-carboxytetrahydropterin synthase QueD, giving the protein MFTLYVKDVFSAAHRLENYHGKCEELHGHNFFVEAIFSGETLGSDGMLVDFKVLKQYVKNILNILDHKFINEIPFFRERASSSEYIAVFIFQELKSVIKEKNVSLREVKVWESENAYAAYGE; this is encoded by the coding sequence ATGTTTACCCTCTACGTGAAAGACGTTTTTTCAGCAGCTCACAGGTTAGAGAATTACCACGGAAAATGTGAAGAACTTCACGGTCATAATTTTTTCGTTGAAGCCATTTTCAGTGGGGAGACATTGGGCAGCGATGGCATGCTTGTGGATTTTAAAGTTCTCAAACAGTATGTAAAAAATATATTGAACATATTAGACCACAAATTTATAAACGAGATACCTTTTTTTCGTGAAAGGGCAAGCTCATCCGAATATATTGCAGTGTTTATATTCCAGGAATTGAAGAGTGTCATAAAAGAGAAAAATGTTTCCCTGAGAGAAGTGAAGGTCTGGGAATCAGAGAATGCCTATGCAGCATATGGGGAATGA
- the efp gene encoding elongation factor P produces the protein MIVATSEFRKGLRLLWENEPFVIVEFQHVKPGKGAAFVKTRIKSLITGNVLDMTYRSGDKFEVPELEEKDMQFLYKEGDKYHFMDTSTYDQLYIDEEQLGNAKNYLKEGIVIDVLFYKGRTIGVEIQNFVELLIVQTEPGAKGDTAQNATKPALLETGYTIQVPLFVNEGDKVKIDTRTGQYMERVK, from the coding sequence ATGATAGTTGCCACATCAGAATTTAGAAAGGGTCTCAGACTCCTCTGGGAAAATGAGCCGTTTGTGATTGTTGAATTCCAGCACGTTAAACCAGGAAAAGGAGCCGCCTTTGTCAAGACACGCATAAAGAGTCTTATTACGGGCAATGTTCTCGATATGACATACAGGTCCGGCGATAAATTTGAGGTGCCGGAACTTGAAGAGAAAGACATGCAGTTCCTTTACAAGGAGGGCGACAAATACCATTTCATGGATACGAGTACGTATGATCAACTATACATCGATGAGGAGCAACTCGGTAATGCAAAGAATTACTTGAAAGAGGGTATTGTCATTGATGTTCTTTTCTATAAGGGGAGAACAATCGGGGTGGAGATTCAAAATTTTGTTGAGCTTCTCATCGTGCAGACAGAGCCGGGGGCAAAGGGAGATACTGCTCAGAATGCCACAAAACCTGCTCTGCTGGAAACGGGGTATACGATACAGGTTCCGTTATTTGTTAATGAAGGGGACAAGGTGAAGATAGACACAAGGACAGGCCAGTACATGGAACGCGTGAAATAG
- a CDS encoding aminopeptidase P family protein, which yields MKQGRIDKVFSLLVNNELDACILKGMDNIFYLTGFRGSEGTLVVTKGDVLLLTDFRYITYAQEVTKDVKVMELNRRGNLLEEICKKYSIKKMGFDSLHATYFIYSRWRDAVQGVDFIPMDNEIEGIRKCKEPEEIDAIMKAVNISTEAFADVFEKICPGKTEREIANEIDYAMRRLGADCPSFDTIVASGVRTALPHAIPTDKKIKKGETVIIDFGARVDGYCSDETCTVSMGETNGKLREIFTIVDDARRLGLEKARPGISIKELDMIVRGFIDDAGYGEYFRHGVGHGIGIAVHEAPAINNTGEGVLEENMVITIEPGIYLPHAGGVRLEDMLLITENSVKVLTSIRKDMLSISV from the coding sequence ATGAAACAGGGCAGGATTGATAAGGTTTTCAGTCTCCTCGTCAATAATGAGTTGGATGCATGTATCCTGAAAGGGATGGATAATATCTTTTACCTGACCGGGTTCAGGGGTTCCGAAGGGACTCTCGTCGTGACTAAGGGTGATGTGCTGCTCCTGACGGATTTCAGATACATTACCTATGCACAAGAGGTTACGAAAGACGTTAAGGTAATGGAATTAAACCGGAGGGGAAACCTCCTTGAAGAGATTTGCAAGAAATACAGTATTAAAAAAATGGGTTTTGACAGTCTTCATGCAACATACTTCATATATAGCAGATGGAGAGATGCTGTTCAGGGTGTTGATTTTATTCCTATGGATAATGAAATCGAAGGAATACGGAAGTGTAAAGAACCTGAGGAAATAGATGCAATAATGAAGGCGGTGAATATCTCAACGGAAGCTTTTGCGGATGTTTTTGAAAAGATCTGTCCGGGAAAGACGGAAAGGGAAATTGCCAATGAGATTGATTATGCCATGAGAAGGTTGGGGGCAGATTGCCCTTCCTTTGATACTATAGTTGCATCGGGCGTAAGAACTGCCCTGCCTCATGCAATTCCCACGGACAAGAAAATCAAGAAGGGGGAGACGGTCATTATTGATTTTGGTGCCCGGGTTGACGGTTACTGTAGTGACGAAACGTGTACGGTCTCGATGGGTGAAACGAATGGAAAATTAAGAGAAATTTTCACGATCGTTGATGATGCGAGAAGACTTGGATTGGAAAAGGCGAGGCCAGGTATTTCAATTAAAGAGTTGGACATGATTGTAAGAGGGTTTATTGATGATGCAGGATATGGAGAATATTTCAGGCATGGAGTCGGTCATGGAATCGGGATAGCAGTCCATGAAGCACCTGCCATAAATAATACGGGAGAAGGTGTTCTCGAAGAGAATATGGTCATTACTATTGAGCCGGGTATCTATTTGCCTCATGCGGGCGGGGTTCGGCTTGAGGATATGTTGCTTATTACGGAGAACAGTGTGAAGGTGCTTACAAGTATCAGGAAGGATATGCTGAGTATTAGCGTATAG
- the folE2 gene encoding GTP cyclohydrolase FolE2 — MIDVQNMHDPRQIEIDKVGVKNVKYPIMVFDKINGFQHTVATIDMYVNLQHNYKGTHMSRFVEILHENKSMINMKNFPNILREIKNKLNADASHLEVRFPYFIKKEAPVTKTPSYLEYQCGVLGHMDGSGEMREFIVSVTVPVNTLCPCSKEISEQGAHNQRGIVKVDVKFKKFFWIEDLINIIEGCASSDIYSILKREDEKFVTERAFANPKFVEDVVRDIAEILKGDPNFTWFAIEAENFESIHNHSAYACLERKK, encoded by the coding sequence ATGATCGATGTACAGAATATGCACGACCCGAGACAGATAGAAATCGATAAAGTCGGTGTAAAAAATGTAAAATACCCCATTATGGTTTTTGATAAAATAAACGGCTTTCAACATACCGTTGCTACGATTGATATGTATGTGAATCTCCAGCACAACTACAAAGGGACGCATATGAGCAGGTTTGTTGAAATCCTCCATGAGAATAAAAGCATGATCAATATGAAGAATTTCCCGAATATTTTGAGGGAGATAAAAAACAAATTAAACGCAGATGCTTCTCATCTGGAGGTCCGGTTCCCCTATTTTATAAAAAAAGAGGCTCCTGTAACGAAAACCCCAAGCTATCTCGAATACCAGTGCGGTGTTCTCGGACACATGGACGGTTCCGGCGAGATGAGAGAGTTTATTGTCTCTGTGACTGTTCCCGTTAACACCCTCTGTCCATGCTCAAAAGAAATAAGTGAACAAGGGGCGCATAACCAGAGAGGTATTGTAAAAGTTGATGTTAAATTTAAAAAGTTTTTCTGGATAGAAGATTTGATTAATATTATTGAAGGATGCGCAAGCAGTGATATATACTCTATACTCAAAAGAGAGGATGAAAAGTTTGTAACGGAAAGGGCCTTTGCAAACCCGAAATTCGTTGAGGATGTGGTGAGGGATATTGCTGAAATACTCAAAGGAGATCCTAATTTCACGTGGTTTGCCATTGAAGCGGAGAACTTTGAAAGTATCCATAATCACAGTGCATACGCCTGTCTTGAAAGGAAAAAATAA
- the ricT gene encoding regulatory iron-sulfur-containing complex subunit RicT — MKMCSVRIDKLTGIVEMEASEDIKAGDYIVSELDKGVCLGVVITEPEETKKTGLKKVTRKATEEEIKEYISLKEKEQYTFDFCRKKIQEMHLPMKLLWAEYLFGGTKLLFYFVSESRVDFRELVKELAKEFKVRIELRQVGVRDEAKIIGGLGNCGNVCCCRKFLNNFSIVSIKMVKEQSLALNPAKISGICGRLMCCLSFEYDMYADYKKNFPKVGKRVTIPQGEGKVVKHNTLSSTLIIELDDGKQVAVGLKDIKTG; from the coding sequence ATGAAGATGTGCAGCGTAAGGATTGATAAATTAACAGGTATAGTAGAAATGGAAGCATCTGAAGATATAAAAGCCGGTGATTATATAGTCAGTGAGCTTGATAAGGGTGTTTGTCTCGGCGTTGTTATTACTGAGCCGGAGGAAACAAAAAAAACAGGGCTGAAAAAGGTAACGAGGAAGGCCACTGAAGAGGAAATCAAGGAATATATCTCTCTGAAAGAAAAAGAGCAGTACACCTTTGATTTCTGTAGAAAGAAGATCCAGGAAATGCATCTGCCCATGAAATTACTGTGGGCCGAATACCTTTTTGGCGGCACAAAGCTTCTTTTTTACTTTGTCTCGGAAAGCAGGGTAGATTTTCGAGAGCTTGTAAAAGAGCTCGCCAAGGAATTCAAGGTAAGAATAGAATTGAGGCAGGTCGGTGTCAGGGATGAGGCAAAGATTATAGGGGGACTTGGAAATTGTGGAAATGTTTGTTGTTGCAGGAAGTTTTTAAATAATTTTTCTATTGTGTCCATTAAAATGGTGAAAGAACAGAGTCTTGCATTAAATCCTGCAAAAATATCAGGAATTTGCGGAAGGCTTATGTGTTGTCTCTCCTTTGAATACGATATGTACGCTGATTATAAAAAGAATTTTCCAAAAGTAGGGAAGAGGGTGACGATACCGCAGGGTGAGGGAAAAGTTGTAAAACACAACACATTAAGTTCAACGTTAATCATTGAGCTCGACGACGGAAAGCAAGTTGCTGTAGGGCTGAAGGACATAAAAACAGGGTGA
- the holB gene encoding DNA polymerase III subunit delta', protein MGFDSIIGHEKQKSMLLSLLEKERLPHAFLFSGPEGIGKKKVVLEFAKHILCDKGFACGVCRPCIKIDRGSHPDILQVGNEESIGIEQSRSISKEVYEYPYESQRRIIIIDNAERMTREAKNALLKTLEEPPSFNIFFLTTPSERDIPLTIRSRCMRLVFSPLHREQLKEYFKSTLLVNNEKAELLSYISHGSIGSGLFWTMEENFSLRRKIAELVLGKNKSFLRASVIAEKVAKNQREMTMFLSFILSLYRDIYCVRECGDTAMIVNKDIRELLEWEKINLVRINTSIQRIEHTINLLRYNVNKWLIFENLMLRLMESA, encoded by the coding sequence ATGGGATTTGACAGCATTATCGGCCACGAAAAACAGAAAAGTATGCTCCTCTCCCTGCTGGAGAAGGAACGTCTGCCCCATGCATTTCTTTTTTCCGGCCCGGAAGGGATCGGGAAAAAGAAGGTTGTTTTAGAATTCGCAAAGCACATTCTCTGCGATAAGGGCTTTGCCTGCGGCGTATGTCGCCCCTGCATTAAAATTGACCGTGGCAGCCATCCGGATATTTTACAGGTTGGAAATGAGGAGTCAATAGGAATAGAACAATCAAGAAGCATAAGCAAGGAAGTATACGAATATCCCTACGAAAGCCAGAGACGTATAATTATTATTGACAATGCAGAAAGAATGACCCGTGAAGCAAAAAACGCACTGTTGAAGACCCTTGAAGAGCCGCCGTCATTCAATATCTTTTTTCTTACAACACCATCAGAAAGGGATATCCCTCTCACCATACGGTCACGCTGTATGAGGCTCGTCTTTAGTCCACTCCACAGGGAACAACTCAAAGAATACTTTAAAAGCACTTTACTTGTGAACAACGAGAAAGCGGAACTGCTCTCATATATTTCACATGGGAGTATTGGAAGCGGGCTTTTCTGGACAATGGAAGAAAATTTTTCATTACGGAGAAAGATAGCGGAATTGGTGCTTGGTAAAAATAAAAGCTTCTTAAGGGCAAGCGTGATTGCAGAGAAGGTTGCAAAAAACCAGAGAGAAATGACCATGTTTCTCTCGTTCATTCTTTCGCTTTACAGGGATATATATTGTGTACGCGAGTGTGGTGATACTGCGATGATTGTTAACAAGGATATACGGGAACTTTTAGAATGGGAAAAGATCAATTTGGTCAGGATAAATACCTCGATACAAAGAATAGAGCATACCATTAATCTTTTGCGGTATAATGTAAACAAGTGGCTTATTTTTGAAAATTTAATGTTACGTTTAATGGAGTCAGCATGA
- the yqeC gene encoding selenium cofactor biosynthesis protein YqeC: MWHFQKIDLVTFLSNFRFVTYVGSGGKTAFIELCARGLSRRGKSVAITTTTKIFAREPYVLAEDGAEWTKNLGFMRIGKTMSQGKLTGLEFDEIERLGSVYDFVLTEADGAKGKPMKFPAPYEPVIPPFSEMICVLCGLDGLLGRVDEKVFRWELFSQATGIDGTAPVTPQVFLRFFSGDTLLKGVDIERCTVVLNKYDVLRDRGLALELAKEIIQKTGVQNVIIASSFFNVFYMVRKI; the protein is encoded by the coding sequence ATGTGGCATTTTCAAAAGATTGACCTCGTAACATTCCTTTCAAATTTTCGGTTTGTAACATACGTTGGTTCCGGCGGGAAAACAGCATTTATAGAATTGTGTGCCCGGGGGTTATCGAGGAGAGGAAAAAGCGTAGCCATTACAACGACAACAAAGATATTTGCGAGGGAGCCATACGTGTTGGCCGAAGACGGTGCTGAATGGACGAAAAACCTGGGATTCATGAGAATTGGAAAAACTATGAGCCAGGGGAAACTGACAGGGCTGGAATTTGATGAAATTGAAAGGCTGGGGAGCGTATACGATTTCGTTCTCACTGAAGCGGATGGCGCAAAAGGCAAACCCATGAAATTTCCTGCACCCTATGAGCCTGTTATACCCCCCTTTTCAGAAATGATATGTGTTCTATGCGGACTTGATGGACTTTTGGGCAGAGTCGACGAAAAGGTTTTTCGGTGGGAGCTCTTTAGTCAAGCTACCGGCATAGATGGTACTGCCCCTGTTACCCCCCAGGTTTTTTTACGATTTTTTTCGGGTGATACCCTTTTAAAGGGCGTTGACATTGAAAGGTGTACGGTAGTTCTAAACAAATATGATGTGTTGCGGGACAGAGGTTTGGCATTGGAATTAGCAAAAGAGATAATACAAAAAACAGGGGTTCAGAACGTTATTATTGCAAGCTCTTTTTTTAATGTTTTTTACATGGTGCGTAAAATATAA